The Sus scrofa isolate TJ Tabasco breed Duroc chromosome X, Sscrofa11.1, whole genome shotgun sequence genome has a segment encoding these proteins:
- the LOC100513636 gene encoding melanoma-associated antigen B3-like, which translates to MPRSHKSKLHAGEKRLKARRETQSCGGAQVTAAAEEESATSSSPQCGGITQSLPATGSCSTTQEPQRALTTTTTSVGISYTRSDEASNGQDEDGVCAYEVPPFTERSDFLTRKAGLLEQFLLYKYKMKQPILKEDMLKIIHQNHHDRFAEILKRASERIEIIFAVDLKEVDSTRQCYDLVSKLKLPNNGRVRGGRGLPKTGLLMNLLGMIFMKGNCATEEDIWKFLSMMRVYAGRKHFIYGEPRKLITKDLVRLKYLEYRQVPDSDPPRYEFLWGPKAHIETSKMKVLEFLAKVNETVPSAFPIYYEEALRDEEERA; encoded by the coding sequence ATGCCTCGGAGTCACAAGAGTAAGCTCCATGCTGGTGAGAAACGCCTCAAGGCCCGACGTGAGACCCAGAGTTGTGGGGGTGCtcaggtcacagcagcagcagaggaggAGTCCGCTACCTCCTCCTCTCCTCAGTGTGGAGGCATTACCCAAAGCCTGCCTGCTACTGGGTCATGTAGCACCACCCAGGAGCCTCAAAGAGCACTAACCACCACCACTACTTCTGTAGGCATTTCTTACACTAGATCTGACGAAGCTTCCAATGGCCAAGATGAGGATGGGGTATGTGCATATGAGGTCCCACCCTTCACTGAGAGAAGTGACTTTTTAACCAGGAAGGCTGGGTTGTTGGAGCAGTTCCTTCTGTACAAGTATAAAATGAAGCAGCCCATTCTGAAGGAAGACATGCTGAAGATTATCCACCAAAACCACCATGACCGATTTGCTGAGATTCTCAAGAGAGCTTCTGAGCGCATTGAGATAATCTTTGCAGTAGATCTGAAGGAAGTCGACTCAACCAGGCAATGCTATGATCTTGTCAGCAAATTGAAGCTCCCCAACAATGGGAGAGTGCGTGGTGGCAGGGGGCTACCCAAGACTGGTCTCCTGATGAATCTCCTGGGTATGATCTTCATGAAGGGCAACTGTGCCACTGAGGAAGACATCTGGAAATTCCTGAGTATGATGCGCGTATATGCAGGAAGGAAGCACTTCATCTACGGGGAGCCGAGGAAGCTCATCACCAAAGATTTAGTGAGGCTGAAGTACCTGGAGTACCGCCAGGTGCCCGACAGTGATCCTCCACGCTATGAGTTCCTGTGGGGCCCTAAAGCGCATATTGAAACCAGCAAGATGAAAGTCTTGGAGTTTTTGGCGAAGGTCAATGAAACCGTCCCCAGTGCCTTCCCAATTTATTATGAAGAAGCTTTGCGAGATGAAGAAGAGAGAGCCTGA